The segment TCTATCATAACAAATAAACCCAAATACCACAGAAGATTTAGCACATGGACATTCAAAGGAAACAGGAACAGTAAACTCCACATGATTAATTTATTGCGAAGAGAGCAAGCACCAAGAGCAGGCAGCTATAGATGTTTTTGATGCTAGAGAACAACATCAAGTTCAGGGTGGTTGCATATGGGCTTGATTCTTTCCCGAAGTGACTTGTTTGTAATAATTACTCCATCGATTGATTTTCATGTTAATCTTGAAGTATGCTATGTGGTTTTAGTTACTTTATGATGCTCTCGGTAATCTTTGGATAGAAAGTTGCAATTTGAGAGCTAGAACTTTTTTAGTTTtgttcttttcccttatgttaatatCTTGTTTAGAACTTGACCCTTGATATAATTTGTAGACCTTTCTAACTGCTCTTTTTGAGCATATATGACTTGTAAGATttcttattttaatatataaaaaatataagtaCTTCATCTTTGGGGTTGATCATAGTTTTTCATTAGTTGGTGTAGCCACTCTACTGATCCAACATCTAAATTTGCAGAATAAGGTAGATGAAAGTTTAGAGGCCACGGGAGATCCATCGCAATGTTGTGCTGGTGCTTCCCAGGTATACTGGTGGCAGTATTGCAGATTTTGTTGACATCGTTTGTTTGAAACATTATACCAAGCTTAAAGATTTGAAAGGTTAATTCATATTGACATTACAGGTTAAATTAGGGATTTTTACAAAAGCACATGAACATCCCACACAAACTCTAGAATTATGTGAGGTCTCAGTTTCTGAAGTGAGGAGGGTTAATGTTTCTGAGAAAAGACACTTTTCACACCAACAATGTCATCCTGGATTCTCTGAGGAGATTGTGAATACAACTTTTGAAAGCTCAGATGTTTGTGTTGCTGATATGGCAGTTATGAAAGATTCAGATCCTCTTCTGTCAGAACCAAATACAGTTGATGTTTGCCAGGATCGCCATGGTATTTTGACCTCTGTTGGTGATAAGGAGTCTACTCAGAAGCTCTCAAGTCAGAGCAATGCTAATAGCAAACTGAATCTGGTTCCTGCATTCCATTCTTTGTTAGATGCTGAGACATTGACCTGCAAAGAAACAAAAGTTCACTTGAATAATGCAGAGTGCTTAACAGCCACACCTAAAATTTCAGCAATTCCTGTTAAGGTGAAAATTGAGGATGAGATATCCCCTTCATTCATACCTATCAAGGATTGTAAAACTGaactttttgaggattttaataaTGATGAATTAGACCATGTTTCGCTTGAGGAGAGAAAGAAGCTTTGTAAAGAAGCACACTTTGATAGTGATATTGACATGAAGTGGTTGCGAGCAGACAGTTCAGAAGCAGGAGAATGTGAGTCTGGTGAAGCCTGGAAGGAAAAAGCAAGAAACTTTACCTTAAAGCGAAATTATAGAAAGACCAAAACGTGGGGTTACTTCTCTTTTCCTCTTACCCTGTTTTTGTCTCTTTCCATTGTTTTTCTCTCTAAAATGTGCAACTGGTTAAATCTGACAAGGGACAATATTCATTCAGATGTTCAGTTGAAACTGCTCTGGAGGAAGATGCCCCTGGACTTTTACAGGCATGCACTTTTTCAGATATGAACCTACAAATTTTTCTTTACATTGTAGCTAAAAATATGATCAATGTGTAAAGGCTTTGCCCTTAATTTTTTGTTGGACATGGCAGGTTTTAAGAGAAAAAGGTGTTATGGAGGAAATCAAGCTCTATGGTGACTTTATAGATAAAGATTTGTTAAGCCTGGCTGATGAGGAAGATAATTTTAAAGACCTTGAAAGTATCATAGAGAAGGTCAGTTTAAAATTTTCATGTATGAAACATATCATGTTGTGGTGCTTCAACTTTCTACTATTGGCTCACCTTCAACTGTTTAGAATTTATATCTTGCTTCTGACTATCATCAATTCAACAAGttaaagattaaataaataaataaaatattttttaatgctTTCATCACTGGAAAATATTATGCTAGATCTCTTGAAATAAatacttcttttgtttccttgtgTAAAGCAAAGATTACCTTTGAACTATTTTGTTGATTTGCCTGTTGCATGCATCCACATTTAGTTTTTCCTAGCTTTAATGTCAAACATTACAGTATGGttaatgtttgtgcatcattttgAATGAGACATATGAGCTCTTTTCTGGACTTTGTTTTAGCTTTGGGGAAGGCCTTCTGGTTTGTTTAAGGTGGTTCGTACACGACAAACAGCCAACAAGCCTACTTATTGCTTGCCTTGTCTGCTTTCTTTGATTGAACAGGTACATGGTATTTTGTACTGTCCAGTAGAAGTGTTTTTGATGTAGCAATCAAATATGTATTCATATGTTTAAGTCTCattcttcttttgaactctttaaataatttatgatttatgtttgataCTTCAGACTAGATCTCTACAGAACCGCAAGTGGCCTGTTGAATGGGGATGGTGTCGACAGCTTCAATCATTTGTGTTTGTATTCGAAAGACATAATAGGTGCTCTGATTATTCATAGGACATATATTTATATTTCTCTATGGTTCTTTTTTGTAGGGCATCTTTTGCTTTAcagttttttttttctaatttaatttttGGCCATATTAAATATATAACTCAGAGTGACCTTATACAGAATCGTCTTAGAGCGTCCAGAATACGGCTATGCAACATACTTCTTTGAGCTTGTTCAATTGTTGCCAATCCAGTGGCAGGTTGGAAGATTGATTACTGTGATGAGTATTGCTACGTGTAGCAGAACAGCTCTTCTTACAAACAAGCCTCTAGAGGTGACATTTCCTAGCTATTCGATTACTTTTTGGAATTTGATTTTGAATGGAATGTCTTCTGAGGTAGCTGATAACTGAAGCATTCtgaattttgatcatctttctagGTACTTGTAGTTTGCTAATTCGGATTCAATTTTTGTAACTAAAATTGAAAGTTTTCTCATTTGAGTTTTTGTTGGATTTAAAAGCGTTTTTGGGGTCACAATTGTGAGTTTGGAATTCCAATCCAATTTAATAATTCTAATGATTTCTTACATCTGGAAAATTTTACTTTTAGAAAAGTATTGTTAGTTATTATGTTTCTCCTCCATTCTTGGAGATATACTATTAATTGCAAATTTGCATGCATAAAAATTAGGCAGATTACTTTCTGTTAGTTTAAGTACTGCGTTGTACCAGAGGCTAGTCAAATACCTGTTTCAACTAACTAGAATAACTCCTATGTTGAATACACATTTTAATAAGCCAAAGAATTGCTTTCCCTTCTCATAAAGTGCTTTTGTTGGGGCCTAATCCTAGCCCAAAATTCTGGACTTGCATGGAGATGTGTGAGGTGTCAAACAAATTAGGGATATTATCAATCATACATGTTTGTGATCCAAGTTGCCAGTCCTGGTATGTATTTGGCTATGGCAGTTAGCTGAATTTACTTTTGACCTGGGTTCCGTATGGCTTGGGTAGAGCCATATAAAAGAATAGTTAAATTACTAAAAATGTAAACTTTTGCCAAATTAACATTATGCAAATTTACCTTGGTTGGATTCCGCCTTTGATTCCAATTAATGTTTACTCTACTTTTGCACTCAAGATTCCAATCAAAGGTGGAACCCCCTCTTACAGAGCTTGATGCAGGTAAATGCCCCTAATAAGTTTCCCTTAACAATTGCCATGTTGATCTAACAAAACGATCCAATAGATCTTTGGGAGTGCATTGACATGGAAATGAATGATTGAAAAAGGCAATGGGCTGTAAATGAGAAAGCATGAAGGCAATTGAAAGTGTATAAATTCCTTGAAACTGTAGGGAACACGTCTGTGGACCCATGTTTTTCTGGGGTGAGGCTGGGGCATTGCTGCCCTGCCCAGGTATGTTCCTAGTTTACCTCAGATGAATTCAGGAGGTACCTGATCAGGGCACAAAAAATCTGAAGAACTGAGGCCATTTTGGTTTAGGAATGGGCCTAGGACTGGTACTCAGTATCAACCAGGACTGGGTATGAAGGGTCTGGAGGTACAACCTGGTACACAGTTTTCAATAGAGTTTGCCTCGCAAAATGAGGGAAAATTAGAAAAGGTTCTTACAGAACAACAAATGTGGAATTGACATTTTATTGGAATCATGAGTGAAAGTCCTTCAGCACTGTTTGAGTTTGGATTTTATGCAGGTTTTAATACATGAACTACATTTGTACATGAAACTTTTAGTAATGGAATGGATCAGACTGTTGAAAGACAGCATGAAAATTAAAATGTTAGCTACCCTCAAAATGAGATGACTAGGCAAAAAAGGAAGGATATTCCCCAAGTTAAATGAAATTTATAGAGACTAAAACCTATGATCTCAACATTCCTAAAGGGGGTAAAGGACCTTGATTGCCAAGTAGCAGTTGAAAAAACTACTTTTGTTGTGCAGGTCCCCTCTTACTTACCACAGAAAACTCATGCATATTGGTGGCTATTGGCATGCATAAACAGCCCACAATAGTGTAGCAAATGCACTCACAAAACTGCTCAAAGCCAGGGCAATGGAGATGCATTTACATTCATGAAGAAATATTCACTATTCTAAATTACAGGTTTAATACTAGAAGATTGGCATGTGCAATATCTTTTACTTGTAATATTTATTGATATGAAACATGCTCAATACTTTTTCTTTGGCCAAAAGAATTTCTTTAAATGATTTTTATTGCCTTCTTAATTGAGCTGAGTGTAGTTTATTTATTCTAACTTCTTAGAATACCCAAGGTTGTCAAGATGTGCTTTGGCAAGTGCTGGCTCACAAAAACGATAGTTCTGATACTCTTGTACTGAAGCTTATAGATCCACAAAAAGAAACACAAAATACAGTGCTGATGTGTTATACTGTAGACTTGTCCCAACTGCTGATGTTTATTGCCAGTTTTTGAGGGATTTGAGTTGCCATGGTCAAACAGATACTTTTTCCGGTTGAAATATTACTCAGTTGTAAATAGTTTTCAGAACAAAAAGGTGATAGTAGATCTTGAAAAGATATGTTGGATTCTATTAAATTATCTGTTATTGTATCTGTGAATTTGTTATGCATTGGTGCCGATTTTTAGATGGACTGGCATCTTTATCCGCATTGATATCTGATATGTGAATAATCTGGATATCTGTAGTACTTTCAGACTTGCTATTGTTTGGCATATTAGTTTCTTGAATTAGATTATCCCAGTACCATTTGGAATTAATGATGATTCATAAAAATTGTTGCTTTGGTTTTTGGATCTACAACAAACATTCCTAATCATGTGTGGATGCTATCTGTTTTGGTATACACTTTTTAAGTCAACATTGTACTGATCATTCTTCTGTTGAATAAGATAGATCGGTCATGACCTAAACGCAGAGGAAGCAAGTATACTAGAGGATTATGGATGGACTCCAAATAGTGGCTTAGCCTCATTACTGAACTATTGTGACCGAGTTGTACATGATAGGAAGGATGATGATGACATGGAATGGAGATCAAAAATAGGGAAGCTTCTAATGGATGGCCATGCAGGTGGTAGGATCACCAAAGCTAATATTCCAAAGAAGCTAAAAAGTGTCATTCCAATTGTTAAGCTTGAGGAATGCCAGTAGCTAATAAACATTTATAATGATGTTGTTTTATGCCATGTAAATATGTTACCCTCAATTGCCTACATGTGATTGAAACGAAAAGGCCTAGCTGCATTTTCTGATACACCACCCCTCTTGTATGATAACTGATTTGTAGATTAATGTATGTGTTACTTGCATTTTGCAGCTGAGTGTTGTCTGTGATATGTCACTTCTTAGAACCGCTTCTGAAATTTGTTAGAATATTTGGGCATACAGAAAAACGTTTTTGTAGGCATTAGCTGTAAAAACACTTATGATGCTTCTGCTACTGGCGAAGGATTGTTGTTTTCTTAGAGCTGTTTGGTCTTGAGTATCGGAACAtaatgatcatgctttattggggTTGGAGCTTGTTTATATTGTAAAATTTCTTTGTCACATTCCTGGTTTATTCAACTGTCTTTGGTTCCTTGCAGTCGGTAGTATGCTCATGTGACATTTTGGAAATTTGTAATTTACTCtctaaatttatttcaaaaatatttttattgttgtgAGACTTAAGGTGTATCAATCTGATCCTTGTGCAGTTCTGAAATGACAGCAGAATTGGTTTATAACATGATATAGATGGTGATGGTGTCTTTTCACTTTATTTTTTTTGTGCGGAGCAAGACTCTAAATTACTCTATTACTCTTAATAGGGATATATTTAGAGTTTCGAAAAGTACTTTATTTTCAAATGGCAGAAAATGTGGTGTAAAAGATATGCAAGATGATAGTTTGCATATTTGTTTCTTTGGTCACCATATGCTTTTCAAAGGATCATTCTGACTTGATATTTAAGATGCATACCAGAGAAGATGATTAAACATAATTTATGGATTTATTTGTTGGGTTTTGTAACATCTTTAATTATGTGTAAGCTAATGTTGAGACCAATTTGACTTGATGCTTTAGATGGTGGCACAGCAGAGGATAATGAAAAAACTCTCCTTTCTATGTCTAAAATTATGGCTCTTTAAGCGACTTGTATGGACTAAGGCTCTATCTTTACATATTTTACGAGGGTGGGTATAAATTTTGAAATGGGTTGGGTTCCAGGGAAGGGTCAAGGGtataattgtttttgataaactACTAGGGTTCTATTGGAGCCCCCGGTCTTTGAATTGTGAAGGTTTGTTCATGGGACTCACATCTCATACAATTCATGTGGGGATATTGCTTTAACGAATGCTCCACTAGCATGTGATACTATTGCAGTTTCGTTTCAAACTTTTTCTACTCTTGTTGCGCTCCTTTGGCTTGAATGTCTTAGCTTCTTCTACCTTCCTTTATCCTTTTGTTGGGCAGCCACTTTAATCTTCTCCCTCGTATGCCTTGAATTCGTTGTCTGCCTATCTTCCCTACTAAGGCAACTAATTTCTCCTTGCTTTCCTTCAACACTTTAAGCCTATCGTATGCTATCAATAGAGTGGAAATATCACTCTAGCACTCAATTGCCACGGAGATGTCTCCAACATTAAAACCAAGTGGTCCTACTAATTGACCACAACCTCACTGATCATTATTTATATTGAATGTTATTCTATATTTATTACATcaagaaatataaaatacaatgGCAAGGAGGAAGGAGGAGTGAAGAGTAATGACATGCCGGCATTTACAAAATCTATttataactttttttatttttttttatttttatgaaagcaaatattaaaaaataatttttttttgtgtacacaaataaaattattaataatgaATGGTGGTTTTGTAAAAAGTAAAATcaaatattcatataatataatatCTACTACAATTTTTAGagcaaaaacaaagcaaaatattaacaaaatgatatagcatgcttagagtagaaaagggaaaaaaaaaactaaaaattattagATCTTTTCAAATAAATAtgcattttaataaataaattatcaatTAAAGCTATTGAGATTGAGATATTTATGTATTTTTAGTAAATAAAATAGTAAGTAAAACTATTGAAATAATTTGTTTTATTGAAGTTTCGTAACTCTTGAAATAACTATGTACATAACATATGCATCAATAATGTGTTGTTTGCTTTGCAAATCTTGTGTATATTAGTAATATTTATTTGTTTGTAGAAGATATAATGAATGTCAATAATTGTGGAATGGACAAAATTTGAGGACCATGTGAGATGggatatatttaattattatttatttcttgATGATTTGGAAATATAGTTGCTTGAAAATATTGAATTAGGAGCTtacacaaaaaaaagtgaaaattgaGAGTTATTAAACATCTTACCAAAATAGGTGTTATGTCTTGCAATTAATACTCCCATGGAGTGCTAATGATTGGCAAATGGTTTTCACATTGgtttataatataatttatgatATGTAGTGTAAGATTTGTAAGATAGGTTACTTGTTATTTTGAGATATTTGACCATTGATTATGGGGCATTGGTGTTTGCACGAGGAATGCCATCTAATTTTGTGGCCATTGGTGTTTGCACGAGGAATGACATCTAATTTTGTGGCCATTGGTTTGACCACTATTATGGAATCATTTTGGGTTTCTAGTTTCCAATTATTTTATCTAAAGAAGGCATGAGATATAAGTTTTATGGTTGATTTTGTAGGCACGATACTATTATATTGATGGATTGTTGTCAAATTGAGGGAATAAGTGGATTTTATTGATACGATTACATTGTTGAGGTTAATAAAGTTTGAAGCTCTTTGGCGATGGAGTTTTTCCTTGCAAGAGTGGCTTCGTGTAGATTTGGTTAATTATGTGTTGCTAATTACTCACTTGCTAGAGGTTTTATGGTTGATTTTTTAGGTACTATTACGTTGATAGATTGTTGTCAAACTAAGGGAATaagtggattttttttttaaaattgtagatCGTTCATCAATGATATTAATCAAAACAAAGTATTTTGGTTACATAAAATAGTGATCAAGTAGATCACTCATTGAAGCTCAGTCCAAAATTGTCAGGATCACAAAATATATAGTATCACATATCAAAGTGTATATCAGGATGCATATTGAAACAAgttcaaataaaaaatacattaaacaATTCACCATATAACAAAAAAGGAAATGAACATATAACTGATCAACATTATAGTCTACTTCATTTGCATTGTCCTAGTTGTCCCCTTCACTGACCTATTCATCTTCTTCATTCTGTTGTTCATCATCATCCTTTTGTTGTTCCTCTTCATCATCTTGTTGACCTTGATCATCACCTGTtgttcttcctctttctcttgctGCTCTTCATCTTCACCTTGCTGGTCTTCTTCTCCTACTATCGTTTTACCTTTCCTCTTATTCTTGTTGACCTTTCCTCTTGTTCTTGTTCATCATCATCCTTTTATTGTTCCTCTTCACCATCTTGTTGCTCTTCATCTTCACCTTGTTGGTCTTCTTCTCCTACTATCGTTTTACCTTTCCTCTTGTTCTTGTCCTTGGATTGTACCCTGCTTTCATGCAGGATTCATATGTTCCAAGGGGATGGGAGATCCTCTCAAAACTGGTTGTGTCAAGGTTATGATAGGAGACCTCCATGTACCTTATAGCTGCATCCCTTCTTAACTGATATTGACGTTCCTTGATATAAACATTTTTAAAATCCAAGAACTCATTCTAAAACTTTTTATCCACCTTCAGGAGGTCTTGTGGCCAATAGTCTACTTCCTTTATGTCCTTTTTGAACAGGGGAGAACACCCTTCTTCTGGTACTTTCATGAATCTATTAGGTAGTAGTTTGAGAGTTAATGTAACTTGTTCAATAATCATTAAAACAATGAGTCTACAAGTAGACCTAGTAAGTGCTCTATCCTTGCCTTGGAGTAGATGTTCATTCCATTATTTCCAAAGAAACCATAAAATCTCAGTAGATTAACAAAACCAAAAACCATTATGAGTTCTTTTCAACACTTTGACATACCTAGAAACAGTCTCAAACCAATGCCTCTTATCACATACATCCTAACCAATAACATTGCCCATAAACAAGGACCACACACCAACAacaaacttaaagttgaaaaacatGTGCATATAGTCCTCCGCACAACCACAAATAAGACAAATTGCATCTTTGTTATCAAATACAAACTTTTGAATTATAAATTGCCAACGAAAACATCTCTTCTTAGGGTCGACTTTACTAGACCAACAATTTAAAAATAGCTTAAACTAGACTTTGTGATCCTAGTTAAGGCCCCAATTCTTGTTAACATACTGAACAATACAATTAGACCAAACCAATAATTTGTATAGATACTTAGGCTTAAGTTTTAGGAAAGGAGAATCATCAATCCACTTGAAGATATGCATATAGTCACTGCTATTGTAAATTTGAATAGGTTGCCTCAACAATGATATTTGTTGCAAAATCATAGAATATGTTCTTTTATTATTATAAGAAAGGTCGTATTCCCATTTTAGTGAATTCCAATCTTTTATTAATCCATTgcaaaaaaatatcatttaatgaggaaactccACATTTATCCCCTTTTTTGGCCGAACATCTCTATAACAAAGCGAGATGTTTACCCTTGTGCTCTATGTTCCACCACAAGATTTGAATATACACACTTTGCCCTGATTGAACTGTATAGCTTCAATACATTTCACCATATTTTTGCATCTCTCCTAAGCCCTCTAGATGTTGCAAAAAACAACATATCTTCAAGGAATAACATTAGACCTATTAAAGAGACTATCCAACATGTGAATATTGTTCCATTTTTTTTGCATCTTTAGGGtgggcttcttcaacattttgcctAATTAAGACTTTCAATGGTTCATTGCCCACCATGGTCTTCACAATCCACTTAGTTGCCAAGACAATGCCTTGTAGTTTTAAGTCCTTTAGCCCCAGCCCTTGATCCTCCTTATTCATGCAACACCACTCCCAACTGACAACATGCCTCTTTCTATTCCCTTTCCCATTTGACCACAAAAAATCTCGATCACCTTCTGAATACTGTTAACTTGATAATTGGCAAAAAACCAAATGGAGGCATAGTAGATAGAATATGCAAATAATATCTTTTGACAAACTTGCACCCTATCGGCCAATGATAAGAAAGTTTTGTTTCAGCTattctatttttttcaattttagttAACATCCAATTCTACATATTGGTAGGGTAGGAGAAATTGAGAAGGGTATACCCAAATATCTAACAATCTTGTTAGGACCTCCCCACTACCAGCCAAATTAACCAATCCAGTCTAGGGCTTCTTGGCTCCATCTTAGAATAATGGATTTAGCATCTAAAACTTTATCAGCCAATGATACGAAGGATCTGATCTAACtattcaatttttttcaattttagtgAACATCCAATTCCACATATTGGGGAGATTAGGAGACACTAAGAAGGGTATGCCCAAATACCTAACAATCTTGTTAGGACCTCCCCACTGCCAACCAAATTCACTAATCTAGTTTTGGGCTTCTTGGCTCCATCTTAGAATGATGGATTTAACATTTGAAACTTTGGCTCTAGAGGCCTGACAAAAGAATTCAAGTCCGAATTTTATAATACCCATATTATCCTTATTCATAACAAGGAAGAGTGACGTATTAGCAACAAACTTTAGGTTAACCAATTGAGATTATCTTTGAAGTCCGTTCCCTTTAGGTATAGGCCCAAGTAGATTTGATCTTAATATATACTAAAGAGCTTCTAACGCAATCACAAACAATGTAGGGGCTAATGGACACCCTTGTCTAATGGACCCGCCTAAGGGGAAGGCTtccaaaatctcttcattaatctcAACATGAGCATTAGCATCTTTAAACAACACCTACACCAATTTACAGAAGTCAGGAAATCCTATTGCTTCCAAGATTGTAAAAATGAATGACCACTCTACCCGATCATAAGCTTTCTAATAGTCTAGTAAAAGAATACCCACATCTTGTCCATTCCTTTGGGTCCAAATAAACCCTTCCCAACTGGTTAGAAGATTCTCTAAAATGTATCTTCCTTTAATAAAGCTAGTCTATGTAGGGTTTATAATATAGGGAAGAACATCAGTTAAACTTCTAGCCACCAATTTAGCCAATATCTTATATGAAACATATAACAGAGTTATTGGCCTTCAATTTCAAATGTTACTCTTATCCCCTTCCTTAAGGAGTAACTTTATTACTCCCTTATTTATGTCCTCCCCCAAAAGAACCAGTCTCAACAGCTTTATTGTATACTTCAAATAGATCATCAACAATCCAATTTATTTTGGCTTTATAAAATTCCACAGGGAGGCCATCAACCCCTACCATTTTTAAAGGACAAAATAGAGTTAGTGATCTCATCTTTTGTTATCTCCTTTCCAACTTCCTTTACCATGTTAGGACTattttttcttgaaattatttCCTTACATAACCTTTGAGCTTCTTTACACCTAGCCTTGTTGTCTTTTGCAGTGAATAACAATTTATAAAAGTCATGGAAGGCACCTTGGATGTCCTTGTTTTCATGTATCCATTCATTATTCACTTGGATAAGACCAATATTCTCTCTACACTATTTAACCTTCAATAGAGTGAAACGTTTTTTGGAGCCTCTATCACCTTCACTTAACCAATTTAACCTTGCTCTAACTTGAGTCCCCTAAGCCTTCTTAGTTTGGAATTTCCTCAGAGTGTGTTGAGTATTTTTAAGTTAACAATAAAGTTCCATATTGTGTGGGTccttctgcatcttttgtcacaaccctcctttatcactttttaatttgatacaattctattatatttttggtcgagctattaaaaatgattgaataaatattataaaagaataaaaatggacacacacacacacacttggagaatataattcaaaaggcattatttttatttttattttcccactctcaattatggcacatgttgtaggaggaattagaagcttctagaggaatcttcaatgccttgcatgtaactcccccactagatTTTTAATCCATTTGCATGAGtctaatattggaaaagaatcccattcttaattaaattctctagatagtggaattaagggattttccctatatattgtatgcaaattctcaaaaaagggagttgattatgttttgaagaaattttccaAGTTTCCTTCTTGTTGATAGTAGGATCTCCTTTGGTAGTCTCATCTTCGTTGTAGGAATGTTAAGTTGTTTTGAAGATTtccctcaagttgcaaggaaggatctaagaaggatagctagaagattggagaggattcaacatcgaactTCGATAAGCCAAGTTCTCTTCTTTGTCatctcacattcacatatgaggaaattgtattatcaaaaaaatatagcttctagatctttaTAAAATTTTTAGTTGTAAATCCTTCTTTAGGGATAATATTGgtaaagatagctttattatttatttaattttttctttagaAAAGAAATATCAGgtcttgcttgcatgtgaaagatagctttattatttgtttaatttctttagaaaaatatcagatcttgcttgcatgtgaaatatagctttattatttgtttaatttctttagaaaaatatcagatcttgcttgcatgtgaaagatagctttattatttgtttaatttctttagaaaatattagatcttgcttttgcttttccaaaaagaaagaaaatctttttttttttatctgtgcaaaaaaaatcatatttccccttatttaaaattctttttctgagattaaaatctTCTCTGTCCttgtta is part of the Cryptomeria japonica chromosome 10, Sugi_1.0, whole genome shotgun sequence genome and harbors:
- the LOC131060801 gene encoding uncharacterized protein LOC131060801 — translated: MDLEGGPALASARASGSHPAPVLPTAKRKMFAPHIPHNKDNKRQRMRGAQHRHSPAGKPNHNFQNDDINQSNHNSWNDNCNDDKPTNPNESHENAPNTEKSTRKRSKHWNHHISTNSKESHEVISSSERAADKRSYTWHRKQTVQDTIEEDNAVAEGQIHSNLDAFSRPRDVNLNRMNFKGPSEIFHSHIQDQEIRSQRDSCYKLWNKLDAAYDARERLIHRKEEELAKREQAVRTQEEIVAHWKAQAQAERLEAAYMRQEAYAERLRLEEEAKRLENLKADIEQIRDGIVIKQTSNDLDNDIPKYHGAQSFHVKKELPEIDDHNHENKVDESLEATGDPSQCCAGASQVKLGIFTKAHEHPTQTLELCEVSVSEVRRVNVSEKRHFSHQQCHPGFSEEIVNTTFESSDVCVADMAVMKDSDPLLSEPNTVDVCQDRHGILTSVGDKESTQKLSSQSNANSKLNLVPAFHSLLDAETLTCKETKVHLNNAECLTATPKISAIPVKVKIEDEISPSFIPIKDCKTELFEDFNNDELDHVSLEERKKLCKEAHFDSDIDMKWLRADSSEAGECESGEAWKEKARNFTLKRNYRKTKTCSVETALEEDAPGLLQVLREKGVMEEIKLYGDFIDKDLLSLADEEDNFKDLESIIEKLWGRPSGLFKVVRTRQTANKPTYCLPCLLSLIEQTRSLQNRKWPVEWGWCRQLQSFVFVFERHNRIVLERPEYGYATYFFELVQLLPIQWQVGRLITVMSIATCSRTALLTNKPLEIGHDLNAEEASILEDYGWTPNSGLASLLNYCDRVVHDRKDDDDMEWRSKIGKLLMDGHAGGRITKANIPKKLKSVIPIVKLEECQ